The proteins below are encoded in one region of Pseudomonas putida S13.1.2:
- the eutC gene encoding ethanolamine ammonia-lyase subunit EutC produces MDHRTPTPDNPWLALRNLTPARIALGRAGTSLPTGAQLDFQFAHAQARDAVHLAFDHAGLATQLGDRGRESLVLHSAASDRHQYLQRPDLGRRLNEASIATLRQHAQANPGGVDLAIVVADGLSALAVHRHTLPFLTRFEEQAAADGWTSAPVVLVEQGRVAVADEVGELLGARMTVMLIGERPGLSSPDSLGLYFTYAPKVGLTDAYRNCISNIRLEGLSYGMAAHRLLYLMREACRRQLSGVNLKDEAEVHSLETEHTSNQKGNFLLGKG; encoded by the coding sequence ATGGACCACCGCACGCCTACCCCCGACAACCCTTGGCTGGCCCTGCGCAACCTGACCCCGGCGCGCATCGCCCTGGGCCGTGCCGGCACCAGCCTGCCGACCGGGGCGCAGCTGGACTTCCAGTTCGCCCATGCCCAGGCCCGCGACGCCGTGCACCTGGCCTTCGACCATGCCGGCCTGGCTACCCAGCTGGGTGACCGTGGGCGCGAAAGCCTGGTGCTGCACAGCGCTGCCAGTGACCGCCACCAGTACCTGCAGCGCCCGGACCTGGGCCGGCGCCTGAACGAAGCGTCGATTGCCACCCTGCGCCAGCATGCCCAGGCCAACCCCGGCGGCGTCGACCTGGCCATTGTGGTCGCCGATGGCCTGTCGGCGCTGGCCGTGCACCGCCACACCCTGCCGTTCCTGACCCGCTTCGAAGAACAGGCCGCCGCCGACGGCTGGACCAGCGCCCCGGTGGTGCTGGTGGAGCAAGGCCGCGTGGCGGTGGCCGACGAGGTCGGTGAACTGCTGGGCGCCCGGATGACCGTGATGCTGATCGGCGAGCGCCCGGGGCTGAGCTCGCCCGACAGCCTTGGTCTGTATTTCACCTACGCGCCAAAGGTCGGCCTGACCGATGCCTACCGCAACTGCATTTCCAATATCCGCCTGGAAGGGTTGAGCTACGGCATGGCGGCGCACCGCCTGCTGTACCTGATGCGCGAAGCCTGCCGGCGCCAGCTTTCGGGGGTGAATTTAAAGGACGAAGCCGAGGTCCATAGCCTGGAAACTGAACACACCAGCAACCAGAAGGGCAACTTCCTGCTGGGCAAAGGGTAA
- the ppa gene encoding inorganic diphosphatase: protein MSYSKIPAGKDLPNDIYVAIEIPANHAPIKYEIDKDSDTLFVDRFMATPMFYPANYGFIPNTLADDGDPLDVLVVTPYPVAPGSVIRARPVGVLNMTDDGGGDAKVIAVPHDKLSQLYVDVKEYTDLPALLIQQIEHFFANYKDLEKGKWVKIEGWDGADAARAAITKSVAAYKG, encoded by the coding sequence ATGAGCTACAGCAAGATTCCGGCGGGCAAAGACCTGCCGAACGACATCTACGTCGCCATCGAAATCCCGGCCAACCACGCGCCGATCAAATACGAGATCGACAAGGACAGCGACACCCTGTTCGTCGACCGTTTCATGGCCACCCCGATGTTCTACCCAGCCAACTACGGCTTCATCCCGAACACCCTGGCTGACGACGGTGATCCGCTGGACGTGCTGGTGGTTACCCCTTACCCGGTAGCGCCAGGCTCGGTTATCCGCGCCCGTCCAGTTGGCGTGCTGAACATGACCGACGACGGCGGCGGCGACGCCAAGGTCATCGCTGTTCCTCACGACAAGCTGTCGCAGCTGTACGTCGACGTGAAGGAATACACCGACCTGCCAGCCCTGCTGATCCAGCAGATCGAGCACTTCTTTGCCAACTACAAAGATCTCGAGAAGGGCAAGTGGGTCAAGATCGAAGGCTGGGATGGCGCTGACGCCGCCCGTGCCGCGATCACCAAATCGGTTGCTGCCTACAAAGGCTGA
- a CDS encoding GNAT family N-acetyltransferase yields the protein MRIIKATLEHLDLLTPLFVKYREFYGQLPYPDSSRSFLEKRLKRDESVIYLALPDDDDSKLMGFCQLYPSYSSLSLKRVWILNDIYVAEDSRRMLVADHLMREAKKMAKETNAVRMRVSTSANNEVAHKTYESIGFREDTEFKSYILPISQE from the coding sequence ATGCGCATCATCAAGGCAACCCTGGAACACCTCGACCTGCTCACGCCACTGTTCGTCAAATACCGTGAGTTCTACGGGCAGCTACCCTACCCCGACAGCTCGCGCAGCTTCCTGGAAAAGCGCCTGAAGCGGGATGAATCGGTGATCTACCTGGCACTTCCCGATGATGACGACAGCAAGTTGATGGGCTTTTGCCAGCTTTACCCAAGCTACTCGTCGCTGTCGCTCAAGCGCGTGTGGATTCTCAATGACATCTACGTGGCCGAAGACTCGCGGCGCATGCTGGTCGCCGACCACCTGATGCGTGAAGCGAAGAAAATGGCCAAAGAGACCAATGCCGTGCGCATGCGGGTGTCGACCAGCGCGAACAATGAGGTCGCGCACAAGACCTACGAATCCATCGGGTTTCGTGAAGATACCGAGTTCAAGAGCTACATCCTGCCCATCAGCCAGGAATGA
- a CDS encoding zinc-dependent peptidase, with the protein MWSFSAWRRKRALARYPIEPKQWQAVRERLPMLDGISDDEDHWLREACILFLLDKHLTCLPGVEPDDEQRLLLAAQAQLPLLHLGELNWYQGFHEIILYPDDFKSPQRHRDASGVEHVWDGEHSGEAWQQGPIILAWNGVLASGGWEAYNLVIHELAHKLDMLNGDANGLPPLHSGMPVDEWATAMQQAYDDLNRQLDNNPDAETAIDPYAAENPAEFFAVTSEYFFSAPDLLHQAYPLVYHQLSQFYRQDPLVRLHRLQAEHPEYRESQA; encoded by the coding sequence ATGTGGTCGTTCAGCGCCTGGCGGCGCAAGCGCGCACTGGCGCGCTACCCCATCGAGCCAAAGCAGTGGCAGGCCGTGCGCGAGCGCCTGCCCATGCTGGACGGCATCAGCGACGACGAAGACCACTGGCTGCGCGAAGCCTGCATCCTGTTCCTGCTCGACAAGCACCTCACCTGCTTGCCAGGCGTTGAACCCGACGACGAGCAGCGCCTGTTGCTGGCCGCCCAGGCGCAGCTGCCGCTGCTGCACCTGGGTGAGCTGAACTGGTACCAGGGCTTCCACGAAATCATCCTGTACCCCGACGACTTCAAGAGCCCCCAGCGCCACCGCGATGCCAGTGGCGTGGAGCACGTATGGGACGGTGAGCACAGCGGCGAGGCCTGGCAACAGGGGCCGATCATCCTGGCCTGGAACGGCGTGCTGGCCAGCGGTGGCTGGGAGGCCTACAACCTGGTCATCCATGAGCTGGCGCACAAGCTGGACATGCTCAATGGCGATGCCAACGGCCTGCCCCCGCTACACAGCGGCATGCCGGTGGATGAGTGGGCAACGGCCATGCAGCAGGCCTACGACGACCTCAACCGCCAGCTGGACAACAACCCCGACGCCGAAACCGCCATCGACCCGTATGCCGCAGAAAACCCGGCGGAGTTCTTTGCCGTCACCAGCGAATACTTCTTTAGTGCCCCCGACCTGCTGCACCAGGCTTATCCGTTGGTCTACCACCAGTTGTCGCAGTTCTACCGGCAAGACCCGCTGGTGCGGCTGCACCGGCTGCAGGCCGAACACCCCGAATACCGCGAAAGCCAAGCCTGA
- a CDS encoding DedA family protein, whose amino-acid sequence MDFNPLDLILHLDAYLDLLVTNYGPWIYAILFTVIFCETGLVVMPFLPGDSLLFIAGAVAAGGGMDPVLLAGLLMAAAILGDSTNYVIGRTAGERLFNNPNSKIFRRDYLQRTHEFYERHGGKTVTLARFLPILRTFAPFVAGIAHMHYPRFLGFSVAGSLLWVGGLVTLGYFFGNVPFIKQHLSLMVVGIIVLSLVPMILGLLRGRLGRAAKAH is encoded by the coding sequence ATGGATTTCAACCCGTTGGACCTTATCCTGCATCTCGATGCCTACCTCGATCTGCTGGTCACCAATTACGGTCCCTGGATCTACGCCATCCTTTTCACCGTGATCTTCTGCGAAACCGGGCTGGTGGTAATGCCCTTCCTGCCGGGCGACTCGCTGCTGTTCATCGCCGGCGCCGTAGCGGCGGGCGGCGGTATGGACCCGGTGCTGCTGGCTGGCCTGTTGATGGCTGCCGCCATCCTGGGCGACAGCACCAACTACGTGATCGGCCGAACAGCCGGCGAGCGGTTGTTCAACAACCCCAACTCGAAAATTTTCCGCCGCGACTACCTGCAGCGCACCCACGAATTCTATGAACGCCATGGCGGCAAGACCGTGACCCTGGCGCGTTTCCTGCCCATCCTGCGCACCTTCGCACCGTTCGTCGCCGGCATCGCCCACATGCATTACCCACGTTTCCTGGGCTTCAGCGTTGCCGGTTCGCTGCTGTGGGTCGGCGGCCTAGTCACCTTGGGCTACTTCTTCGGCAACGTGCCATTCATCAAGCAGCACCTGTCGCTGATGGTGGTGGGCATCATCGTCCTGTCGCTGGTGCCGATGATCCTCGGCCTGTTGCGCGGCCGCCTGGGCCGTGCGGCCAAGGCTCACTGA
- the eat gene encoding ethanolamine permease codes for MPSDHSAGSPAGSSVDFEKVGSDYFQQRELKKGAAGWVLLVGLGVAYVISGDYAGWNFGLAQGGWGGMFLATLLMATMYLCMCFSLAELSSMIPTAGGGYGFARSAFGPWGGFLTGTAILIEYAIAPAAIAVFIGAYCQSLFGIGGWMIYLAFYIVFIGIHIFGVGEALKLMFIITAVAAIALAVFLISMVPHFDAANLFDIAKTDAVGASSFLPFGYVGVWAAIPYAIWFFLAVEGVPLAAEETKNPKRDLPRGLIGAMLVLLAFALLILVVGPGGAGSEALKASGNPLVEALSKAYGGSTWMGGFVNLVGLAGLIASFFSIIYAYSRQIFALSRAGYLPRKLSETNKSKAPVLALIIPGIIGFALSLTGQGDLLILVAVFGATLSYVLMMAAHITLRIRRPKMERPYRTPGGIFTSGVALVLACIAVVAGFLVDPRVVIGAAVIYAVLIAYFAFYSRHHLVAGTPEEEFAAIQQAEEALH; via the coding sequence ATGCCAAGCGATCATTCCGCCGGCTCGCCGGCAGGCTCTTCCGTCGACTTCGAAAAAGTCGGGTCGGACTATTTCCAGCAACGTGAACTGAAAAAAGGCGCGGCCGGCTGGGTACTGCTGGTTGGCCTGGGCGTGGCCTATGTCATCTCCGGCGACTATGCCGGCTGGAACTTCGGCCTGGCCCAGGGCGGCTGGGGCGGCATGTTCCTCGCCACCTTGCTGATGGCCACCATGTACCTGTGCATGTGCTTCTCGCTGGCCGAACTGTCGTCGATGATCCCCACCGCAGGCGGCGGCTACGGCTTTGCCCGCAGTGCGTTCGGCCCGTGGGGCGGTTTTCTGACCGGCACGGCGATCCTTATCGAATACGCTATCGCACCGGCCGCCATCGCGGTGTTCATTGGTGCCTACTGCCAGTCGCTGTTCGGTATCGGCGGCTGGATGATCTACCTGGCGTTCTATATCGTGTTCATCGGCATCCACATCTTTGGGGTGGGTGAGGCGTTGAAGCTGATGTTCATCATCACCGCCGTCGCCGCCATCGCCCTGGCAGTGTTCCTGATAAGCATGGTGCCCCATTTTGATGCAGCCAACCTGTTCGACATCGCCAAAACGGACGCAGTAGGCGCCAGCAGCTTCCTGCCGTTCGGCTATGTCGGCGTGTGGGCGGCGATCCCTTACGCCATCTGGTTCTTCCTTGCCGTCGAAGGCGTGCCGCTAGCTGCCGAAGAAACCAAGAACCCCAAGCGTGACCTGCCACGCGGCCTGATCGGCGCCATGCTGGTACTGCTGGCCTTCGCCCTGCTGATCCTGGTGGTCGGCCCTGGCGGCGCCGGCTCCGAAGCGCTGAAGGCATCCGGCAACCCGCTGGTCGAAGCGCTGTCCAAGGCTTACGGCGGCAGCACCTGGATGGGCGGCTTCGTCAACCTGGTCGGCCTGGCCGGGCTGATCGCCAGCTTCTTCTCGATCATCTACGCCTATTCCCGGCAGATCTTCGCCTTGTCCCGCGCCGGCTACCTGCCGCGCAAGCTGTCGGAAACCAACAAAAGCAAAGCCCCGGTACTGGCCCTGATCATCCCCGGCATCATCGGCTTTGCCCTGTCGCTGACCGGCCAGGGCGACTTGCTGATCCTGGTGGCGGTGTTCGGCGCTACGCTGTCCTATGTACTGATGATGGCCGCGCACATCACCCTGCGCATCCGCCGGCCGAAGATGGAGCGCCCGTACCGCACCCCCGGTGGCATCTTCACTTCGGGCGTGGCGCTGGTGCTGGCGTGCATCGCCGTGGTTGCCGGCTTCCTGGTGGACCCACGGGTGGTGATTGGCGCCGCAGTGATTTATGCGGTATTGATTGCCTACTTTGCTTTCTACAGCCGCCACCACCTGGTCGCGGGCACGCCGGAAGAGGAATTCGCCGCCATCCAGCAGGCCGAAGAGGCCTTGCACTGA
- a CDS encoding LexA family transcriptional regulator: protein MNTSGDRLKALLHECGLSPSAFAAQRSVTPQHVNNWFKRGVPLARLDELADLFCVYRRWLRTGEGPKHPIPIQRNYPPRQAPINPPSPLSAHRARQLKLPFYELRNGLLSPVPSKHLRLPAKALKALGVHADNAICLAMPASNMLPLVPLEATLAVDLGMTRIIEGETYALLHNGVLRVNNLSLGTQGTLYLHSHDRRNYAVERYTPAQRQAQGLEIIGWVFHWSHFRQQRPG, encoded by the coding sequence ATGAACACGTCCGGCGACCGCCTCAAAGCCCTTCTCCACGAATGTGGCCTGTCCCCTTCCGCTTTCGCCGCTCAGCGCAGCGTCACACCGCAGCACGTCAACAACTGGTTCAAACGCGGCGTGCCCCTGGCCCGGCTGGACGAACTGGCCGACCTGTTCTGTGTGTATAGGCGTTGGCTGCGCACGGGCGAAGGGCCAAAACACCCAATCCCGATCCAGCGCAACTACCCGCCACGCCAGGCACCCATCAACCCACCCAGCCCACTGTCGGCACACCGCGCCCGCCAGCTGAAGTTACCCTTTTACGAACTGCGAAACGGCCTGCTTTCACCGGTGCCCAGCAAACACCTGCGCCTGCCCGCAAAAGCGCTGAAAGCGTTGGGTGTGCACGCCGATAACGCCATCTGCCTGGCCATGCCGGCCAGCAACATGCTGCCGCTGGTGCCACTGGAAGCCACCTTGGCCGTCGACCTGGGCATGACGCGGATAATAGAGGGCGAAACCTATGCCCTGCTGCACAATGGGGTGCTCAGGGTAAACAACCTCAGCCTCGGCACGCAGGGCACCCTGTACCTGCACAGCCATGACCGGCGCAATTACGCCGTCGAACGCTACACCCCCGCCCAGCGCCAGGCGCAGGGCCTGGAGATTATCGGCTGGGTATTCCACTGGTCGCATTTCCGCCAGCAGCGGCCGGGCTGA
- a CDS encoding ethanolamine ammonia-lyase subunit EutB, translating into MASFVHTVGHLVYRFDSLKDVMAKASPARSGDFLAGVAASNDGERVAAQMALANIPLTHFLNEALIPYEADEVTRLIIDTHDAQAFAPVSHLTVGGLRDWLLSEEATEDSLRALAPGLTPEMAAAVSKIMRVQDLVLVAQKIRVVTRFRGTMGLRGRLSTRLQPNHPTDEPAGIAASILDGLLYGNGDAMIGINPATDSIASICALLEMLDAIIQRYDIPTQACVLTHVTTSIEAINRGVPLDLVFQSIAGTEAANAGFGINLNVLQEGYEAGLSLKRGTLGQNLMYFETGQGSALSANAHHGVDQQTCETRAYAVARHFKPFLVNTVVGFIGPEYLYNGKQIIRAGLEDHFCGKLLGVPMGCDICYTNHAEADQDDMDTLLTLLGVAGINFIMGIPGSDDIMLNYQTTSFHDALYARQTLGLKPGPEFEAWLARTGIFTQADGRVRFGDNLPPAFRQALAQLA; encoded by the coding sequence ATGGCAAGTTTCGTACACACGGTAGGCCACCTGGTCTACCGCTTCGACAGCCTCAAGGACGTGATGGCCAAGGCCAGCCCGGCACGCTCGGGGGACTTCCTGGCAGGCGTCGCAGCCAGCAATGACGGCGAGCGTGTCGCCGCGCAGATGGCGTTGGCCAATATCCCGCTGACCCACTTCCTCAATGAAGCACTGATCCCTTACGAAGCCGATGAAGTCACCCGGCTGATCATCGATACCCACGATGCCCAGGCCTTTGCCCCGGTCAGCCACCTGACCGTGGGCGGCCTGCGCGACTGGCTGCTGAGCGAAGAGGCCACTGAAGACAGCCTGCGCGCCCTGGCGCCGGGGCTTACGCCAGAAATGGCTGCGGCGGTGTCGAAGATCATGCGCGTGCAAGACTTGGTGCTGGTGGCGCAGAAGATTCGCGTGGTTACCCGGTTCCGCGGCACCATGGGCTTGCGCGGGCGCTTGTCTACTCGCTTGCAGCCCAACCACCCGACCGACGAGCCGGCCGGTATCGCCGCCAGCATTCTTGACGGCCTGCTGTACGGCAACGGCGACGCGATGATCGGCATCAACCCGGCCACCGACAGCATCGCCTCGATCTGTGCCCTGCTGGAAATGCTCGACGCCATCATCCAGCGCTATGACATCCCCACCCAGGCCTGCGTGCTGACCCATGTCACCACCTCGATCGAGGCGATCAACCGTGGCGTGCCGCTGGACCTGGTGTTCCAGTCCATTGCCGGCACCGAGGCGGCCAACGCCGGGTTTGGCATCAACCTGAACGTGTTGCAGGAAGGTTACGAAGCGGGCCTGTCGCTGAAACGCGGTACCCTCGGGCAAAACCTGATGTATTTCGAAACCGGCCAGGGCAGCGCACTGTCGGCCAACGCCCACCATGGCGTCGACCAGCAAACCTGCGAGACCCGCGCCTATGCCGTGGCCCGCCACTTCAAGCCGTTTCTGGTCAATACCGTGGTCGGTTTCATCGGCCCGGAGTACCTGTACAACGGCAAGCAGATCATCCGCGCGGGCCTGGAAGACCACTTCTGCGGCAAGCTGCTGGGTGTGCCGATGGGCTGCGACATCTGCTACACCAACCACGCCGAAGCCGACCAGGACGACATGGACACCCTGCTGACCCTGCTGGGGGTGGCCGGGATCAACTTCATCATGGGCATCCCCGGCTCCGACGACATCATGCTCAACTATCAGACCACCTCGTTCCACGACGCGCTGTACGCGCGCCAGACCCTGGGCCTGAAGCCCGGGCCGGAATTCGAGGCATGGCTGGCCCGCACCGGCATCTTCACCCAGGCCGATGGCCGGGTGCGCTTTGGTGACAACCTGCCACCGGCCTTCCGCCAGGCCTTGGCACAGCTTGCATAG